Proteins encoded together in one Oceanobacillus iheyensis HTE831 window:
- a CDS encoding DUF1659 domain-containing protein, which yields MAVVDLVDSMLQLTFSEGVDEESGEPILTYKRFNQVKMEANHEQLYNVATAFAGLQEHTLYQISRRDISDIYES from the coding sequence ATGGCAGTAGTAGATTTGGTGGATTCTATGTTACAACTAACTTTCAGCGAAGGAGTAGATGAAGAGTCAGGTGAACCGATTTTAACGTATAAACGTTTTAATCAAGTTAAAATGGAAGCAAATCACGAACAGCTTTATAATGTTGCGACCGCATTTGCTGGATTGCAAGAACATACGCTATATCAGATCAGTCGACGAGATATATCGGACATTTATGAAAGTTAA
- a CDS encoding DUF2922 domain-containing protein has translation MRRLELKFTNQEGKVVTYSLDQPIEPVDTNAINEAMDTIIGENAFSSSGGDLIEKHSARIVERTVEDIELG, from the coding sequence ATGCGTAGGTTAGAGCTTAAATTTACAAATCAAGAAGGTAAGGTAGTAACGTATTCACTTGATCAACCTATTGAACCAGTAGATACGAATGCTATTAACGAAGCAATGGATACCATTATAGGTGAAAATGCTTTTTCATCTAGCGGAGGAGACTTAATCGAAAAGCATAGCGCAAGAATAGTAGAACGTACTGTAGAAGACATTGAATTAGGATAA